Proteins from one Impatiens glandulifera chromosome 2, dImpGla2.1, whole genome shotgun sequence genomic window:
- the LOC124927896 gene encoding protein CHROMATIN REMODELING 35-like translates to MIMKKEDRSCFTSMQYPDPFMICDEIVDGEKIYGTSTWHKMKALIERRKLSSGQSAPNPLPEHIVIVSEDDKDTVATLVEQCPVILIDSDSESELKPDTDMHEDICSGCVLPGYYSGVVQTCQGIVSARSIELLTIENDCDVGFSSSHGLRSEFNPSESPSLSKQHIDVICKTKTEQDKGVYIGVEDDDIENEESNHDELTDIWKEMAVGLESFRDSSAHPSSDSNARNQEQDCDHSFILKDDIGYVCQVCGVIDKAIETIIEYQYAKTTRSTRYRHDEARRSDNVNAKTSDYAGIEISSGHGISGEVSVHPRHAKLMKPHQVEGFNFLVSNLMTENPGGCILAHAPGSGKTFMIISFLQTFLAKYPEARPLIVLPKGILTTWKKEFITWQVEKLPLYDLYSSKAENRSQQLQVLKTWSGQKSILFLGYQQFSSIVCDCDTSEATLACQTLLLTQPSIMILDEGHTPRNVDTDQLMSIRRVQTPRKVVLSGTLYQNHVKEVFNIIDLVRPKFMRSDSSRGLMRRILCRIPGARTFKTSGVYDAFYEAVERSLQNSEDFRMKGMIIQDLRQLTAKILHYYKGDFLDELPGLFDFTVFLKLSKEQKIEIDNLKKSTGKFAISSIGSSLYVHPQLKVLKCKEKDRVDDEKIDHILEDIDLSDGVKAKFFLTLLGLCESSDEKLLVFSQFLPPLKFLERLAIKEKGWSVGKQIFGITGDSTSEMRELSVERFNTSVDARVFFGSIKACGEGISLVGASRVIVLDMHLNPSITRQAIGRAFRPGQKKKVFVYRLIAKDSPEEEDHETCFRKESIAKMWFEWTQYDNNPHMEMERLQVSQCGDIFLELSKLNEDVEQLYKR, encoded by the exons ATGATAATGAAGAAAGAAGATCGAAGTTGTTTTACATCTATGCAGTATCCAGATCCTTTCATGATTTGTGATGAGATAGTTGATGGTGAGAAAATATATGGTACAAGTACATGGCACAAAATGAAAGCATTGATAGAGCGTAGAAAACTATCTTCTGGCCAATCGGCGCCTAATCCATTGCCTGAGCATATTGTTATTGTTTCGGAGGATGACAAAGATACAGTTGCTACTCTTGTGGAGCAGTGTCCTGTTATACTTATTGATTCTGATTCTGAGTCTGAGCTTAAGCCAGATACTGATATG CATGAAGATATTTGTTCTGGATGCGTCCTCCCAGGATATTATTCGGGTGTTGTCCAAACATGTCAGGGGATTGTCTCGGCAAGGTCTATTGAGTTGCTTACCATAGAGAATGATTGT GATGTTGGTTTTTCTTCTAGTCACGGTTTAAGGAGTGAGTTCAATCCCTCTGAAAGCCCAAGTCTATCTAAGCAGCACATCGATGTCATTTGCAAGACCAAAACTGAACAAGATAAAGGTGTTTACATTGGTGTTGAAGATGATGAtattgaaaatgaagaaagtAACCATGATGAGCTTACTGATATTTGGAAAGAGATGGCTGTTGGATTGGAGAGTTTCAGG GATAGTAGTGCACATCCATCTTCCGATAGCAATGCTAGAAATCAAGAACAAGATTGTGATCACTCGTTCATCTTGAAAGACGACATAGGATATGTTTGCCAAGTTTGTGGAGTGATTGATAAAGCAATTGAGACCATTATTGAGTATCAATATGCAAAG ACCACACGGAGCACCAGATACAGGCATGATGAAGCCAGAAGAAGTGACAATGTGAATGCTAAAACCTCTGATTATGCGGGGATTGAAATCTCCTCTGGACATGGTATCTCTGGGGAGGTCTCAGTTCATCCTAGGCATGCAAAGCTAATGAAGCCCCATCAAGTTGAAGGCTTTAATTTTCTTGTTAGCAACTTAATGACAGAAAATCCAGGTGGTTGCATTTTAGCCCATGCTCCAGGATCTGGGAAGACTTTCATGATAATTAGCTTTCTACAAACTTTCCTAGCTAAGTATCCCGAAGCGAGGCCACTGATTGTTCTTCCAAAAGGTATCTTAACTACTTGGAAGAAAGAATTTATTACATGGCAAGTAGAGAAGCTTCCTCTATATGATTTGTACTCATCAAAAGCAGAAAATCGTTCACAACAACTTCAAGTTTTGAAAACTTGGTCCGGTCAGAAAAGCATATTATTCTTGGGATACCAACAATTTTCTTCTATAGTATGTGATTGCGACACGAGCGAGGCAACACTTGCTTGTCAAACGTTACTGCTCACACAACCTTCCATTATGATCCTGGATGAAGGTCACACACCGAGAAACGTAGATACGGATCAACTAATGTCTATAAGAAGAGTTCAAACACCTCGTAAGGTTGTGCTTTCGGGAACACTTTATCAAAATCACGTTAAAGAGGTGTTCAACATAATTGATCTTGTTCGACCAAAGTTTATGAGGTCTGATTCTTCACGTGGGTTGATGAGGCGAATCCTATGCAGAATTCCTGGAGCAAGGACCTTTAAGACGAGCGGAGTATACGATGCTTTTTACGAGGCAGTTGAACGGAGTCTACAAAACAGCGAAGATTTTAGGATGAAGGGAATGATCATCCAAGATTTACGACAACTTACTGCTAAAATTCTCCACTATTATAAGGGTGATTTCCTTGACGAGCTTCCGGGGCTATTCGATTTCACTGTGTTTCTTAAACTCAGCAAGGAACAGAAAATCGAGATTGATAATTTAAAGAAGTCAACGGGTAAGTTTGCTATAAGCTCCATTGGAAGTTCTCTTTACGTGCACCCTCAGTTAAAGGTGTTGAAATGTAAAGAGAAAGACAGAGTTGATGATGAAAAAATTGATCATATCCTAGAGGATATAGACTTGAGTGACGGGGTAAAAGCTAAGTTCTTCCTTACTCTACTCGGGCTATGTGAATCTAGCGATGAGAAACTATTGGTGTTCAGTCAGTTCCTACCTCCGTTGAAGTTTCTGGAGAGACTAGCTATTAAGGAAAAAGGATGGAGTGTTGGAAAACAAATCTTTGGCATTACAGGTGATTCGACCTCTGAGATGCGAGAGCTGTCTGTGGAAAGATTCAACACTTCAGTCGATGCACGGGTGTTCTTTGGTTCGATCAAAGCTTGTGGAGAAGGGATATCTCTTGTGGGTGCTTCTAGAGTTATTGTATTGGACATGCATTTGAATCCATCAATAACAAGACAAGCAATAGGCCGTGCATTTCGTCCAGGCCAAAAGAAGAAGGTGTTTGTTTATCGGCTCATAGCTAAGGACTCGCCCGAGGAGGAAGACCACGAAACATGCTTTAGGAAAGAGTCCATAGCCAAGATGTGGTTCGAATGGACTCAATATGACAATAATCCACACATGGAAATGGAGAGGCTTCAAGTGTCCCAATGTGGGGACATTTTCTTAGAGTTGTCCAAGTTGAATGAAGATGTTGAACAGCTTTATAAAAG GTAA